The DNA sequence TTGTTTGGGTTTTTACTGGTTTTCTGCTAGCCAATCAGATGGAGAGGTCGCTAATAAGCAGGTAATGAATAACAAGGGAAGCCGATTAATGAGTTTGGAGTCTGAAACTTGCACACAGCGAAATAATACATGGCATCAGTTCAGGATAAAGTTGCTGCCTTTAATGTTGTGGGGACATTATACAGTCCACTGAATCGACCTCCAGGTAACCCATTTTCTTAATGACATTTTTCAGTTAAGATCacagtaaaatataaaaacacaatatatCCTGAAATGATTCTTACGATTATTATGTTTCTTCAGATCACAGAGTTATCAACAGGCCACAAGATGTACCGAACAGCAAGATACAAAGCAAAGACATCTGGAGCCACATCATCACTGTTCTACAGACACAAGTGAAGGTTAAGAGACGCAGACAGCACCTGAAATCTCACGATAACTGCTTTCTGGGCTCTGATGCAGTGGATGTCATCCAAGCTTATCTGGTCCAGGATAAAGTTCTTGAAAATGCTCAGGTCTCCAGAGCCAAAGTGGCTCAGGTGTGTCAGGTACTGCTGGACTGTAAGGTGTTTGAGGCAGTAGGAACCACATTTCTGGGGAAGGCCATTAAACCAGGAGGGTTCCAGGATAGCAGCACCAGCCTCTATAGATTCCTGAATATGGAGAGTCCGTCCCTGGACATGTTTGAAACTGCCCTTTTGTCTCCTAGTGAAGAGAGTTTGATGAATGTCACACCGTGCAGGTGAAACACATGACCATTATAATGAGGTTTTTAGTTCAATACAAAGACTTTTTGTACTGTAACTTAATTATAATAATTGGAATGTTTGTTTGGCATTTTAGGCAGGACATTCTATTATTCTCCCATAGTACACCTGTGAAACCAGGCCACGCGTTGGATCTTCTCATGGGGAAGCTGGACTTGACTGGACTTGTCGGTTCTCCACCCATTGAATGTCTTCCACCATCTGGTATTACCTTTATTGAGACTCTGCCAAATCATATATACAAAAAATCTTATGTTtacactaccatactactcttactattgatgcaatatacagtataatgtgtaTACGGGATGCCACTCAAAAGCCTTCCAAAAAGGTCAAATATctgccccatttcctatcaaataACCACAGATTTCCCAGCCTTCTATACATCCCTTCCTCAAAGGCctccaccctccccatctctgagcaccactcacgaaatgagggcgctccaacTGCTTAAAATATCCTGTCTGGCGATCATGATGCTTGTTAAGACCTAACTCTTTATTTGCCCATTTTCAATGTCGATGACCAccccattgcccaaaatacaAAGACTGGGGCAAAGTGAAAgccgagtgcccaatacatcgcaTATTAGACTCTGTACTTTCAACCAGAACTCCTGGatcttgacacacccccataagacatgggttatgtctctATCCTCTGATTGACATTGCCAccaggtgggtgtgtcttaaaGACATAAAACCTATACAACCTAGagaggggtccaataaaatcgatgtcaaatcttaaattgcataagataaacccttgcatctctaaatGCAGACTTGAAGTTTTTTAGGATCCTAGCCCACACCACATCCTCCAACGTCAAGTTTAAAagtttctcccataatctctacAGAAGTTAAAgatccgtcccccagactctgaattagcagggagtaatacaccgaTGCCTTGTGACCCTtcccaaaagcagcaatcaccacTCCCGGAGTATCTTCCACACTAGGAGGGGTGCGTGccactcccaaaaacagtgcagagtaggtggcgcagctgtaaatacttataaaattgagatctgggaatgccAAAaggttgaaccaaattttcaaaaggtctcaatactccactctcatacaggtcaccgagtgtattaaccccctcacaaccactctgaccaacagaatgGGGACATATTAATACatagtttagggttcagccatatgctcaaggctatgtttaaataaatatcagaattAAACACTTGAAATTAACCCATTTGTTTGTTCCgccgctacagggtgtctataaagtagcctaatccaaacaataaaagtattcccgaaccagtgcatttccaaaatcttaaagataatcccattctaccatatcaaatgcctttccggcatcaagtgagatggcagcaaccattcgctactgaccacatgatattgatgagacgCCTAATGTTATCGGAAGAGCTATGACATCTATCTTAAAAAAACAGATTTGCAAACAATCTAAGTCATAAATGTCTCCtgctaaaaaaaacatcatgcTAAATGTCTAACTTGCATCCATCCTATAGATGTATTGCAGGTGAGCAAACAACGTAAAAACCAAATATCTTCCAGATGAACTCGCTGTTGGTATAGTAGTAGGCCATTCCAAACATGGCTTTGATACAAACTTAACAACTTTTGGGTGggatctctttctcagtggtCAGGGAGGTGTGGCACGAGCAGACCGTACGGCGGTTGTCACAGTTGATAGATCTCCCTCTGCTGGAAGGAGTGCTGAACTGTGCAAAGATTGTTTCTCCTCCATCTCGTGGCAGTAATAATGAACCCAACCTGCTCTACACAAGTAACTACCTTGACAGAGAAGTTCTCAAGGCCTTCAAAGACTCTCAGTGAGAACCGTTCACATTTAAACTTGAAAGACAGCAGAATGAGTCTTGCATAGGCCTAATTATTCCTCCCCTGCACAGAGCTGATGTTTGGCTATCGGCAGCCATAGACCTGTTAGATTTCCTGCCTGATCAGCTTGTGGTGGAAGTAAGTAGAGAACTGCCCAGCTTCTGTGAGGAAGAGGATGGTGAGGAAGACCAAGTCAGATCCTCAGGCATCGATGAGTGTAAATCACTACTGTTTCACATCCTGGATAAGCATTATGGACACATGGACCACGAGCCCCTCCTCTGTGACAGCATGGCTGATGTTTACATCGAGATCACAGAACTTCTGGGTGAGACTAAAGCACCTTTTTGAAAATGGTCAACGGGGCGCCGTTTATTTAAGTCTGTAAtgaaaccattttttatttgtctgctGTGGGTGCCCGTTTGTCTCCATGGATACCTAGTAAATGGGAAGTTTGAAAGAGCTCTGGAAGTCTTGCAGCTTACACTGAAGCTGCTGTCTGCATCTGCACGAGAGGAACTGCGCAGACTGCTGGAGTTTATGGCAGTAGCTGCAGACCCTGCAGATGTCCAGCTGCACAAAGAGGTAAAGAATTTTGAATTCTTGGAGTCAGGAACCCTTCAGTCTTGAGTGGTTTGAAAGTGGTTTCAGTCATtttgaatattataatttttttagattgAAAATCGGATGGTTGTGAAGAGGACCTTCACCAGAGCTATCATCCTGACCAAGGGTCTGCCCAAAGGAAAGATTGATCTACTGCTGCTCTTCATGCTCGACAATCATCAGGAGATCTTCAAGGTTCCTCTAATTTACCTGGTTGAATCATGGTGTGGCATTAAGCTGATATAATTCCATGCTATCTCACTGTGATCATGATCAGTTGTGAGATAACTAATCCGTACTTGTAGTTTTGCATTATTTCTTCTTATCTCTTGTTAGATTCCAGGTTCTCTTCACAAACTGGTTAGTGAAAAACTGGATGACATTGTGAAACACAGAGATTCATCCACGGAGGGTATGACATGTTCAGATTATAACATGCTGTATATAATTGTGACCATTTAACATCAAGACCATGATAATATACTCAACATATCCTAATCTGATAGATGTCACATTTTGCCAGCAAGTACCCAAGGATGTGTACACTGAGACCACGAAAGAGTCAACTAAAAATGAGCTGTACTCTCTGCTGAAAAACATTGACGAAAACACAAAGTATTCACTGAAAGAGAAGAAACGACTCCTGGCACAGTTTTATAAGGGACACCCTGAAATATTTGCGCAGTATTTTGGGTCTAGACTGAGCACTCTTAACCTTCTTGAAATATAAACTATGGCTGtttcctttttgtgtttttgtagtTGTGTactctaaataaatgtatttatctaaataaatgtatttaagtttTGAATAAGAATGGAGCATGTGTCTTTTAGTATAAATTTGATCATTCAATAAAATGTGTCTTCTAGCTCATGATGCTTCATATTCTGTATAACAGAAAATACGGTTTATAAATCCAATGGACTTGGGAGTCTTGCACTGGTATATGTGAAATTCAAATTAGCATGTGGAATTATGTTAAATATTCATTATAGGACACCCCAGTAAAGGAATAtgctgtgttcaatacaagttaagctcaatcgcgTAATGGTGgtataatgttgactaccacaaaaatgtatttggactcgtccctccatttcttaaacaaatacaaatcaaggttacagtgaggcacttacaatggaagtgaatgtgggcaatttttggagggtttaaaggcagaaatttgaaacttttctcttaaaactcatgtattcactttaaagttgtttaaattgtaatttttacagtcatttttgggtttgacattacattgtcatggaaaataatttgtaaaattggctgtaactttacacagaaaaggttagtatgtggttttatcacactaaaatcatgttaacatgcatattgattGTCTTGCTgctaaacttttgaaatggtgagttttgttgcttttttttttatataaaggaaAGGAGGGACGAGCCTAAatgttgttgtaatcaacattatgccaataaTGATTTGTAATCAAAATTAAGTTGTAATCAAAATtaagtcgattgagcttaacttgtattcaacccagaatattcctttttaaggTGCTGACACACTAAACACTGCATCTTCCTGTCAggtattaaaacaaaaatatgtagCTACATGTTGTGCTGGTATAAAATTAAATTTCTAAGTATTCCTTAATAttaatcacaaaaaatattttgactcatgCCTAGTTTATATATAAatgcagttacaatggaagtgaatggggcctgactttaaatgttaaaatattttttttttccagaagtatagccacatgatGCAAACATATGTATTGaagtgattttaatgtgataaaattggcAATTGTCCAGCGTTTTGccgtttaccagattacagggtttaccaacattatgttgtcatggaagttaaattgtaatattgaatataactgtacacagatatggttagtatgtgattttatcacttaAGTCATGTTAACACTTATAATGTTTACGctgtgtggctatacttttgaaacggtgtgcaTTGTAGTGTTTTTGCACTagctccatttacttccattgtgagt is a window from the Xyrauchen texanus isolate HMW12.3.18 unplaced genomic scaffold, RBS_HiC_50CHRs HiC_scaffold_606, whole genome shotgun sequence genome containing:
- the depdc7b gene encoding DEP domain-containing protein 7, translated to MASVQDKVAAFNVVGTLYSPLNRPPDHRVINRPQDVPNSKIQSKDIWSHIITVLQTQVKVKRRRQHLKSHDNCFLGSDAVDVIQAYLVQDKVLENAQVSRAKVAQVCQVLLDCKVFEAVGTTFLGKAIKPGGFQDSSTSLYRFLNMESPSLDMFETALLSPSEESLMNVTPCRQDILLFSHSTPVKPGHALDLLMGKLDLTGLVGSPPIECLPPSVVREVWHEQTVRRLSQLIDLPLLEGVLNCAKIVSPPSRGSNNEPNLLYTSNYLDREVLKAFKDSQADVWLSAAIDLLDFLPDQLVVEVSRELPSFCEEEDGEEDQVRSSGIDECKSLLFHILDKHYGHMDHEPLLCDSMADVYIEITELLVNGKFERALEVLQLTLKLLSASAREELRRLLEFMAVAADPADVQLHKEIENRMVVKRTFTRAIILTKGLPKGKIDLLLLFMLDNHQEIFKIPGSLHKLVSEKLDDIVKHRDSSTEDVTFCQQVPKDVYTETTKESTKNELYSLLKNIDENTKYSLKEKKRLLAQFYKGHPEIFAQYFGSRLSTLNLLEI